In Bythopirellula goksoeyrii, a single window of DNA contains:
- a CDS encoding RsmD family RNA methyltransferase produces the protein MAKPTKNKRKKKTDLADSTELRIIGGKLRGSKLRYEPFQQGGAAVTRPMKHRVREAIFNLISIDSAGKHAIDLFAGTGALGLEALSRGAVSATFIERHVPTARVIEENIAMLGLADKAQLLVTSAFLWAKRDLANAECGMRSVESETSPQSEFRIPNSLPPWLVFCSPPYSFYGERQAEMLDLIERVLDHAPAESIFVVEADTTFDFNLLRGGVSDSREEESWLVRSYPPAVVGVWRK, from the coding sequence GTGGCCAAACCGACGAAAAACAAACGCAAGAAGAAAACAGACCTCGCTGATAGCACTGAACTGCGGATCATTGGGGGCAAGCTTCGTGGGAGTAAGTTGCGTTATGAACCCTTCCAGCAAGGGGGGGCCGCAGTTACGCGACCAATGAAGCATCGGGTTCGCGAGGCAATCTTCAATCTCATTAGCATCGACTCCGCTGGTAAACACGCCATCGATCTCTTTGCTGGCACGGGGGCACTCGGGCTGGAGGCGTTAAGTCGAGGTGCGGTGAGTGCGACCTTTATCGAGCGACATGTTCCCACGGCCCGTGTGATCGAAGAAAACATCGCAATGCTTGGGTTGGCCGATAAAGCACAGCTCTTGGTCACGAGCGCTTTCTTATGGGCGAAGCGAGACTTGGCGAATGCGGAGTGCGGAATGCGGAGTGTGGAATCCGAAACCTCTCCGCAATCCGAATTCCGAATTCCGAATTCTCTCCCTCCCTGGCTTGTCTTCTGCAGTCCTCCCTATTCCTTTTACGGCGAACGGCAAGCGGAAATGTTGGATCTCATCGAAAGGGTACTCGACCACGCACCGGCAGAGAGTATCTTTGTGGTAGAAGCGGACACGACGTTCGACTTCAACTTGCTGCGCGGAGGTGTGTCTGACAGTCGTGAAGAAGAAAGTTGGCTCGTGCGGTCGTATCCACCGGCTGTGGTTGGTGTTTGGCGGAAATAA
- a CDS encoding alpha/beta hydrolase yields MSRLSFYLYPILLFAMTTSFTNGQEVATQQVIDLWNGIAPGSEDITDVELSEERGEPGVPNSWVTRVKVPTLTVFPASTKEKGETAVIICPGGGYGGLAFDKEGTEVAQWFAKRGVTAFVLKYRHGGGPHQHPVPLSDVQRAVRIVRENASEFGYNTDRIGVMGFSAGGHLASSVGTHFDGGDASAEDAIDQQSCRPDFLMLIYPVISLDSDITHGGSRKNLLGDQPTTEMVELMSNDLQVTDDTPPTFLVHATDDGGVPVENSLRFYRALVKHKVPAELHVFDEGGHGFGMRRKDKPVVEWPNLLGNWLQSRGLIE; encoded by the coding sequence ATGTCTCGTTTATCATTTTATCTTTACCCTATTCTCTTGTTCGCTATGACTACATCATTTACGAACGGCCAGGAAGTCGCCACGCAACAAGTCATTGACTTGTGGAACGGCATTGCTCCTGGATCAGAAGATATCACTGACGTCGAACTAAGCGAAGAACGTGGCGAACCGGGCGTTCCAAATAGTTGGGTCACCCGCGTCAAGGTTCCTACGCTAACCGTGTTTCCTGCCAGCACCAAGGAAAAAGGCGAAACTGCGGTCATCATCTGCCCTGGTGGCGGGTATGGCGGACTTGCCTTCGACAAGGAAGGGACGGAAGTCGCCCAGTGGTTTGCCAAACGGGGAGTCACCGCGTTCGTCTTGAAGTATCGCCACGGTGGCGGGCCGCACCAGCATCCGGTGCCCTTGAGCGATGTTCAACGTGCCGTGCGGATAGTTCGCGAAAACGCAAGCGAATTTGGATACAATACAGATCGCATTGGAGTCATGGGGTTCTCTGCCGGGGGGCATTTGGCCTCATCGGTAGGAACACACTTCGACGGCGGGGACGCTAGCGCTGAGGATGCTATTGATCAGCAGTCGTGCCGCCCTGACTTCTTGATGCTTATCTATCCGGTGATTTCGTTGGATTCGGATATCACGCACGGCGGTTCGCGAAAGAATCTGCTAGGCGATCAGCCTACAACGGAGATGGTGGAGCTGATGTCGAACGATCTGCAAGTCACCGACGACACGCCGCCGACGTTTCTCGTACACGCTACAGACGATGGAGGTGTGCCGGTGGAAAACAGCCTACGGTTTTATCGTGCGCTAGTGAAACACAAGGTCCCTGCCGAGTTGCACGTTTTCGACGAAGGTGGCCATGGATTTGGAATGCGGCGGAAAGATAAACCTGTCGTCGAATGGCCGAATTTATTGGGGAACTGGCTGCAGAGTCGCGGATTGATCGAGTAA
- a CDS encoding metallophosphoesterase family protein produces MLVIISDLHLTDGTSGTTISAGAFRLLADRLSDLALSASQRRDGHYKPIQQIDLVLLGDVLDVIRSTQWLNRPARPWDDSKSPQLFEMVSKITGDIIRQNADSLRVFRQLAEEGVRVPCSLANGRPAAGESLQVPVRIHYMVGNHDWPYHLSGQDYNQLRRAIASHMGLATYADAPFPHEVWESNELVQVMRRHKVFARHGDIYDPFNFEGDRDTSSLGDVIVLELLNRFGKQVEQQLGNDLPETALMGLREIDNIRPLLLVPVWIDGLLERSCPQPAYRKEVKRIWDTLADEFLEHPFVRQRDTWSPVDIVDKLEKALKFSRRLSMNWASWIAQVVSELSGSNSASYYSHALAEQDFRNRRARHIVYGHTHAAEVVPLDASSADGYVLHQTYFNAGTWRRVYSQTQFAPREHEFMAADTMSYLAFFQDDERSGRPYETWSGSLGIHPQAPNMLRFDPGPEPIANSEPISTPRVPIRAPHFAVPLAPSAIERIRAAG; encoded by the coding sequence ATGTTGGTCATCATCAGCGATCTGCACCTGACCGATGGCACGAGTGGCACGACCATCTCGGCAGGGGCGTTTCGTTTGCTCGCCGATAGGCTCTCCGACCTGGCGCTCAGTGCATCACAGCGTCGCGACGGCCACTATAAGCCGATACAGCAGATCGATCTGGTCCTGTTGGGTGATGTGCTTGACGTGATCCGCTCAACCCAGTGGCTCAATCGTCCAGCTAGACCCTGGGACGATTCCAAGTCGCCCCAGCTTTTCGAAATGGTCTCCAAGATTACGGGTGATATCATCCGGCAGAATGCAGATTCCCTTCGCGTTTTTCGGCAGCTTGCGGAGGAAGGGGTGCGCGTCCCTTGTTCTCTGGCCAACGGTCGGCCCGCTGCAGGAGAATCTTTGCAGGTGCCGGTACGCATCCATTATATGGTTGGCAATCACGACTGGCCCTATCATCTGTCGGGTCAAGACTACAATCAACTCCGCCGCGCGATTGCCTCCCACATGGGGCTGGCCACCTACGCCGATGCCCCGTTTCCACACGAGGTGTGGGAGAGCAACGAATTGGTGCAAGTAATGCGCCGCCACAAGGTCTTCGCACGTCATGGCGACATCTACGATCCCTTCAACTTCGAAGGAGATCGCGACACGAGCAGCCTGGGAGATGTGATCGTACTCGAATTGCTAAATCGCTTCGGCAAACAAGTCGAGCAACAACTGGGTAATGACTTGCCGGAAACGGCACTTATGGGACTTCGTGAGATCGATAACATTCGTCCACTGTTGTTGGTTCCGGTGTGGATTGATGGGCTCTTGGAGCGAAGCTGTCCCCAACCAGCGTATCGCAAAGAAGTGAAACGCATCTGGGATACCCTGGCAGACGAGTTTCTCGAGCATCCATTCGTCCGCCAGCGAGATACCTGGAGCCCCGTCGACATCGTCGACAAGCTGGAGAAAGCATTAAAATTCAGCCGACGGCTCTCGATGAACTGGGCCAGTTGGATCGCCCAAGTAGTCTCCGAGTTGAGCGGCTCAAATTCCGCTTCGTATTATTCGCATGCCCTGGCAGAGCAAGATTTTCGCAATCGACGGGCTCGACATATTGTCTATGGCCACACGCACGCAGCCGAGGTCGTACCGCTAGATGCGAGTTCTGCCGACGGCTACGTGCTGCATCAAACGTATTTCAATGCCGGCACCTGGCGGCGAGTCTATAGCCAAACCCAGTTTGCACCCCGCGAACACGAATTCATGGCCGCCGACACGATGAGCTATTTGGCTTTCTTCCAAGATGACGAACGCAGCGGTCGGCCCTATGAAACGTGGAGCGGATCGTTGGGAATTCATCCCCAGGCGCCCAACATGCTGCGCTTCGATCCAGGTCCCGAGCCTATCGCCAACAGCGAACCCATCTCGACGCCACGTGTTCCCATTCGCGCTCCGCATTTCGCAGTGCCGCTGGCACCGAGTGCAATAGAGCGGATACGAGCAGCGGGATAA
- a CDS encoding peptidylprolyl isomerase, giving the protein MGRFLFVFCWFLLANIGAIRLEVVTAQQPVAQNSTDALVASFEKARNEWVALYGKIQAKQQDKAGKSGDQLKQIDSEIDTLRAQAAEQLGELIETGLAVYKADPDGNPQVKETLISMATFHVLGDAQGNGGDQFERALPLIKDLLAAGAGAEAPQLWLLGAVSAVSLNDFNLAKEYFAQAEAAGAFRSAPQSASQGRLMQLAQSMRDGLPDLEQNWQIEQRIREAEGLADDLPRVQFTTKDGDIVIELFENEAPQAVANFLTLAKKGYYDGVPFHRVLPGFMAQGGDPTGSGSGGPGYSIRCECHGDDYRKHFRGSLSMAHAGRNTGGSQFFLTFVPTSYLDGRHTVFGRVVEGMDVAASIKRRDPDNPSGPKPDKIIKATVLRDRGHEYKFEKLPGR; this is encoded by the coding sequence ATGGGACGTTTCTTATTTGTTTTTTGTTGGTTTCTTCTCGCAAATATAGGCGCAATCCGTCTTGAAGTCGTCACAGCTCAGCAGCCCGTGGCCCAGAACTCGACGGATGCCCTGGTTGCCAGTTTCGAAAAGGCGCGCAACGAATGGGTCGCACTCTACGGAAAAATCCAAGCCAAGCAGCAAGATAAGGCTGGCAAGTCGGGTGACCAGCTCAAACAGATCGACTCCGAGATTGATACCCTGCGGGCCCAGGCCGCTGAGCAACTTGGCGAATTAATAGAAACGGGGTTGGCAGTCTATAAGGCCGATCCCGACGGAAATCCCCAAGTAAAAGAGACTTTGATTTCCATGGCCACGTTCCATGTCTTGGGAGACGCCCAGGGCAATGGCGGCGACCAATTCGAACGGGCATTGCCGCTGATTAAGGACTTACTCGCCGCCGGCGCGGGGGCAGAAGCTCCTCAACTGTGGTTGCTCGGAGCGGTGAGCGCAGTTAGCCTGAACGACTTTAACTTGGCCAAAGAATACTTCGCTCAGGCCGAAGCCGCCGGGGCCTTTCGCAGTGCACCTCAAAGTGCGTCTCAAGGCCGGTTGATGCAATTGGCCCAAAGTATGCGAGACGGTTTGCCCGACCTGGAACAGAACTGGCAGATAGAACAACGAATTCGCGAAGCGGAAGGGCTTGCTGATGATCTTCCGCGCGTGCAATTCACCACGAAAGACGGTGATATCGTAATCGAGCTTTTCGAAAACGAGGCCCCGCAGGCGGTGGCCAACTTTCTCACACTCGCAAAGAAGGGCTACTACGATGGCGTGCCCTTCCATCGTGTGTTGCCTGGCTTCATGGCCCAAGGGGGAGATCCCACCGGTTCGGGTAGCGGCGGCCCCGGTTACTCCATCCGCTGCGAGTGCCACGGCGACGACTATCGCAAACATTTCCGCGGTAGTCTCAGCATGGCCCACGCAGGGCGGAATACGGGTGGCTCGCAGTTTTTCCTCACTTTTGTCCCCACCAGTTATCTCGATGGTCGCCACACGGTTTTCGGCCGCGTGGTCGAAGGCATGGACGTGGCTGCATCCATCAAACGCCGTGACCCCGACAACCCCAGTGGACCGAAGCCAGACAAGATTATCAAAGCCACGGTCCTCCGCGATCGGGGGCACGAGTACAAGTTTGAGAAGCTGCCGGGGAGGTAG